A single region of the Halopiger xanaduensis SH-6 genome encodes:
- a CDS encoding FAD-dependent oxidoreductase, with protein sequence MSEQPRVEIYTKEDCPYCEKAKDLFDSKGIEYETYNVTGDDDLFEEMVERADGRKTAPEVFIDDELIGGWDDTSALEETGELDEKLGIADDNEDEIVEHRKLIIAGTGISGLTAAIYAGRSNNEPLVIEGDEPGGQLTLTTDVANYPGFPDGINGSELVNNMKEQARQFGADLKNGIIESVDDSQRPFRVELTNGDVYTADAVIAASGASARTLGIPGEDELMGYGLSTCATCDGAFFRGEDMLVVGGGDAAMEEATFLTKFADTVYIAHRREEFRAEDYWVDRVHEKVEEGDIEIMKNTELVEIHGSQEEGVDHVTLVQNDKGHPTDRLDDPETEEFDFDVGAVFYAIGHTPNTSYLEDTGVKLDDDGYLETQGGTGGGQTETHVPGIFGAGDVVDYHYQQAVTAAGMGSKAALDADEYLEDLERAEATGEAEAAAADD encoded by the coding sequence ATGAGCGAGCAGCCTCGCGTAGAGATCTATACGAAGGAAGACTGCCCGTACTGCGAGAAGGCCAAGGACCTCTTCGACAGCAAGGGCATCGAGTACGAGACGTACAACGTCACCGGCGACGACGACCTCTTCGAGGAGATGGTCGAGCGCGCCGACGGCCGCAAGACCGCACCCGAGGTCTTCATCGACGACGAACTGATCGGCGGCTGGGACGACACCAGCGCGCTCGAGGAGACGGGCGAACTCGACGAGAAGTTGGGCATTGCAGACGACAACGAGGACGAAATCGTCGAACACCGCAAGCTCATCATCGCCGGCACCGGCATCTCGGGACTCACTGCTGCGATCTACGCCGGTCGCTCGAACAACGAGCCGCTGGTCATCGAGGGCGACGAACCCGGGGGCCAGCTTACCCTCACCACGGACGTCGCGAACTACCCCGGCTTCCCCGACGGCATCAACGGGTCGGAGCTCGTGAACAACATGAAAGAGCAGGCCCGGCAGTTCGGCGCCGACCTGAAAAACGGCATCATCGAGTCGGTCGACGACTCCCAGCGCCCGTTCCGCGTCGAACTCACCAACGGCGACGTCTACACCGCCGACGCCGTCATCGCCGCCTCGGGCGCCAGCGCACGGACGCTCGGTATCCCCGGCGAGGACGAACTCATGGGCTACGGGCTCTCGACCTGTGCGACCTGCGACGGCGCCTTCTTCCGCGGCGAGGACATGCTCGTCGTCGGCGGCGGCGACGCCGCGATGGAGGAAGCTACCTTCCTCACGAAGTTCGCCGACACGGTCTACATCGCCCACCGCCGCGAGGAGTTCCGCGCCGAGGACTACTGGGTCGACCGCGTCCACGAGAAGGTCGAGGAAGGCGACATCGAGATCATGAAAAACACCGAACTCGTGGAGATCCACGGCTCCCAGGAGGAGGGCGTCGACCACGTTACCCTCGTCCAGAACGATAAGGGCCACCCGACCGACCGGCTCGACGATCCCGAAACCGAGGAGTTCGACTTCGATGTCGGCGCCGTCTTCTACGCGATCGGCCACACGCCGAACACGTCGTACCTCGAGGACACCGGCGTCAAACTCGACGACGACGGCTACCTCGAAACGCAGGGGGGTACCGGCGGCGGCCAGACCGAGACCCACGTCCCCGGCATCTTCGGCGCCGGCGACGTCGTCGACTACCACTACCAGCAGGCGGTGACGGCTGCCGGTATGGGCTCGAAGGCTGCGCTGGACGCCGACGAGTATCTGGAAGACCTCGAGCGAGCCGAAGCGACGGGCGAGGCGGAAGCGGCTGCAGCCGACGACTAA